One segment of Bacteroides caecimuris DNA contains the following:
- the recJ gene encoding single-stranded-DNA-specific exonuclease RecJ, with protein MNHKWNYRPITPEQAETSQTLAQELGISPILGQLLVQRGITKAADAKKFFRPQLPDLHDPFLMKDMDIAVERLNRAMGKKERILIYGDYDVDGTTAVALVYKFIQQFYSNLDYYIPDRYNEGYGISKKGVDYAAETGVGLIIVLDCGIKAVEEITYAKEKGIDFIICDHHVPDDILPPAVAILNAKRLDNTYPYTHLSGCGVGFKFMQAFAISNGIEFHHLIPLLDIVAVSIASDIVPIMGENRILAYHGLKQLNSNPSIGMKAIIDVCGLSEKEITVSDIVFKIGPRINASGRIQNGKEAVDLLTEKDFSAALEKAGQINQYNETRKDLDKSMTEEANNIVANLEGLADRRSIVLYNEEWHKGVIGIVASRLTEVYYRPAVVLTRTDDMATGSARSVSGFDVYKAIEHCRDLLENFGGHTYAAGLSMKVENVGAFTKRFEDYVSQHILPEQTSAVIEIDAEIDFRDISSKFFNDLKKFNPFGPDNTKPIFCTHHVYDYGTSKVVGRDQEHIKLELVDNKSNNVMNGIAFGQSSHVRYIKTKRSFDICYTIEENTHKRGEVQLQIEDIKPIE; from the coding sequence ATGAATCACAAATGGAATTATCGACCCATTACACCCGAACAGGCAGAGACAAGCCAGACATTGGCCCAGGAATTAGGGATTAGCCCGATTCTTGGACAACTTTTGGTACAGCGGGGAATTACGAAGGCAGCAGATGCCAAGAAGTTTTTCCGCCCGCAGTTGCCCGACCTGCACGATCCGTTCCTGATGAAGGACATGGATATTGCAGTAGAACGTCTGAACAGGGCGATGGGAAAGAAAGAACGTATTCTAATTTATGGAGATTATGACGTAGACGGTACTACTGCCGTGGCATTGGTCTACAAGTTTATTCAACAGTTCTATTCGAACCTTGATTACTACATACCCGACCGATACAACGAAGGGTATGGCATTTCTAAAAAAGGAGTGGACTACGCCGCTGAAACCGGTGTGGGACTGATTATTGTACTCGATTGCGGAATAAAAGCAGTAGAGGAAATTACGTATGCCAAAGAAAAAGGGATTGACTTTATCATCTGCGACCATCACGTGCCGGATGATATTCTCCCGCCTGCCGTAGCTATATTGAACGCCAAACGCCTGGACAACACGTACCCGTACACCCACCTTTCCGGTTGTGGAGTCGGTTTCAAGTTTATGCAGGCGTTCGCCATTAGTAACGGCATCGAATTCCATCATCTGATTCCGTTGCTCGACATCGTAGCCGTGAGTATCGCATCGGACATCGTTCCAATTATGGGTGAAAACCGTATTCTCGCCTACCACGGTCTGAAACAACTGAACAGTAACCCGAGTATCGGCATGAAGGCCATTATCGATGTATGCGGACTTTCTGAAAAAGAAATCACCGTCAGCGATATTGTGTTTAAAATCGGACCGCGCATCAATGCGTCGGGACGTATCCAGAACGGAAAAGAAGCAGTAGACCTGCTGACGGAAAAAGACTTCTCGGCGGCACTTGAGAAAGCCGGACAAATCAACCAGTACAACGAAACCCGGAAAGACCTCGACAAGAGTATGACGGAAGAAGCAAACAACATCGTTGCCAATCTGGAAGGATTAGCCGACCGCCGCTCTATTGTGCTCTACAACGAAGAATGGCACAAAGGAGTAATCGGTATCGTAGCTTCCCGCCTGACGGAAGTGTACTACCGCCCTGCCGTGGTACTGACACGGACGGATGACATGGCGACAGGCTCCGCACGTTCTGTTTCCGGCTTCGACGTATATAAAGCAATCGAGCATTGCCGCGACCTGCTGGAAAACTTCGGAGGACATACATACGCCGCCGGACTATCAATGAAAGTGGAGAATGTGGGTGCTTTTACCAAACGGTTCGAAGACTACGTTTCACAGCATATCCTGCCGGAACAAACCAGTGCCGTCATCGAGATTGATGCTGAAATCGACTTCAGGGATATTTCTTCCAAGTTCTTCAACGACCTGAAGAAGTTTAACCCTTTCGGCCCCGACAACACGAAACCCATTTTCTGTACTCATCACGTCTATGATTATGGAACGAGTAAAGTAGTGGGACGCGACCAGGAACATATCAAGCTCGAACTGGTTGATAATAAATCGAATAATGTAATGAACGGCATCGCGTTCGGACAGAGTTCGCACGTGCGCTATATCAAAACGAAACGTTCGTTCGACATCTGTTACACTATTGAAGAAAACACGCACAAGCGTGGCGAAGTTCAACTTCAAATCGAGGATATAAAACCGATTGAATAA
- a CDS encoding acyl-CoA thioesterase — protein MEEIVFHHILPIQLRFNDVDKFGHVNNTVYFSFYDLGKTEYFASVCPGVDWEKIGIVVVHIEADFVKQIFASDHIAVQTAVSKIGTKSFHLIQRVIDTETEEVKCICKSVMVTFDLEKHESMPLTKEWIEAICKYEERDLQKA, from the coding sequence ATGGAAGAAATCGTATTTCATCACATATTACCTATCCAATTGCGATTCAATGATGTAGACAAATTTGGTCACGTCAACAACACTGTTTACTTCTCCTTTTACGACTTAGGAAAGACTGAATACTTTGCTTCAGTATGCCCCGGAGTAGATTGGGAAAAGATCGGAATTGTTGTTGTCCACATCGAAGCGGATTTCGTCAAGCAGATATTCGCATCCGACCATATCGCCGTACAGACTGCTGTTTCTAAGATAGGTACCAAAAGCTTTCACCTGATCCAACGGGTTATCGACACAGAAACGGAGGAAGTAAAATGTATCTGCAAGTCTGTTATGGTTACTTTCGACCTTGAAAAACATGAATCCATGCCACTGACAAAGGAATGGATAGAAGCAATCTGCAAATATGAAGAACGGGACTTGCAAAAAGCATAG
- a CDS encoding L-threonylcarbamoyladenylate synthase, with product MIEDIKKACQVMNEGGVILYPTDTVWGIGCDATNEEAVRRVYEIKKRADSKAMLVLVDSSVKVDFYVQDVPDVAWDLIEVADKPLTIIYSGARNLAPNLLAEDGSVGIRVTNEDFSRRLCQQFRKAIVSTSANVSGQPGAANFSEISDEIKSAVDYIVGFRQDDMNKPKPSSIIKLGKGGVIKIIRE from the coding sequence ATGATAGAAGATATTAAAAAAGCCTGTCAGGTGATGAATGAAGGAGGAGTGATCCTTTATCCCACTGATACCGTATGGGGTATAGGCTGTGACGCGACTAATGAGGAGGCTGTACGCCGGGTGTATGAGATAAAGAAACGTGCTGACAGTAAAGCTATGTTGGTGTTGGTGGACTCTTCGGTTAAAGTAGATTTTTATGTACAGGATGTACCTGATGTAGCATGGGACTTGATTGAAGTTGCCGACAAGCCGTTGACGATTATTTATTCCGGAGCACGTAATTTAGCACCTAATTTGCTTGCCGAAGATGGCAGTGTAGGGATTCGTGTGACGAATGAAGATTTTTCCAGAAGGCTCTGTCAACAGTTCCGTAAAGCAATTGTTTCTACTTCGGCTAATGTCAGCGGGCAGCCGGGTGCTGCTAATTTTAGTGAAATCAGTGATGAAATCAAATCGGCGGTAGATTATATCGTTGGCTTTCGTCAGGATGATATGAATAAGCCGAAACCCTCAAGCATCATTAAGTTGGGAAAAGGTGGAGTGATAAAGATAATTCGCGAATAA
- a CDS encoding chloride channel protein: MKEEKLSLLQRCIKWREANIKEKQFILILSFLVGIFTAFAALVLKFFIHQIQNFLTDNFNVTEANYLYLVYPVVGIFLAGWFVRNIVKDDISHGVTKILYAISRRQGRIKRHNIWSSTIASAITIGFGGSVGAEAPIVLTGSAIGSNLGSVFKMEHRTLMLLVGCGAAGAIAGIFKAPIAGLVFTLEVLMIDLTMSSLLPLLISAVTAATVSYIVTGTEAMFKFHLDQPFELERIPYVILLGIFCGLISLYFTRAMNSVEGVFGKLNNPYKKLAFGGVMLSVLIFLFPPLYGEGYDTINLLLNGTSAEEWDTVMNNSMFYGYGNLLLVYLMLIILLKVFASSATNGGGGCGGIFAPSLYLGCIAGFVFSHFSNDFAFSPYLPEKNFALMGMAGVMSGVMHAPLTGVFLIAELTGGYDLFLPLMIVSVSSYLTIIAFEPHSIYSMRLAKKGQLLTHHKDKAVLTLMKMENVVEKDFVVVHPEMDLGQLVKAIAASHRNVFPVTDKKTGELLGIVLLDDIRNIMFRQELYHRFTVNKLMTSASARIIDTDGMEQVMQTFDDTKAWNLPVVDEEGRYQGFVSKSKIFNSYRQVLVHFSED, from the coding sequence ATGAAAGAAGAGAAACTTAGTTTATTGCAGCGTTGCATCAAATGGCGGGAAGCAAACATAAAGGAGAAGCAATTTATCCTGATATTAAGTTTTCTGGTCGGAATCTTCACAGCGTTTGCAGCTTTGGTATTGAAGTTCTTTATCCATCAGATACAGAATTTCTTGACTGATAATTTTAATGTAACGGAAGCCAACTACCTGTATCTGGTATATCCGGTTGTCGGTATTTTCCTTGCAGGTTGGTTTGTGCGTAATATTGTAAAAGATGACATCAGTCATGGGGTCACCAAAATTCTATATGCCATCTCCCGTAGACAAGGGCGTATCAAGCGACATAATATCTGGTCGTCTACTATCGCTAGTGCCATAACTATCGGATTTGGTGGATCGGTCGGAGCAGAGGCACCGATTGTACTGACAGGTTCGGCAATCGGTTCCAATCTCGGGAGCGTGTTTAAGATGGAACATCGCACGTTGATGCTGCTCGTAGGTTGTGGTGCGGCAGGTGCCATTGCCGGTATTTTTAAAGCTCCGATTGCGGGACTGGTATTTACCTTGGAAGTGCTGATGATTGACTTAACCATGTCTTCTTTGCTTCCCCTGCTGATTTCTGCTGTGACAGCAGCAACTGTTTCGTACATAGTCACCGGTACGGAGGCAATGTTTAAGTTCCACCTCGATCAGCCGTTTGAATTGGAACGTATTCCTTACGTTATCTTGCTGGGAATTTTTTGCGGACTGATTTCGTTATACTTCACACGTGCCATGAACTCGGTAGAAGGTGTTTTTGGCAAACTCAATAACCCTTACAAGAAACTGGCTTTCGGTGGTGTGATGCTGAGTGTATTGATTTTCCTTTTCCCGCCTCTTTATGGTGAAGGATATGATACGATTAATCTTTTGTTGAATGGAACGTCTGCCGAAGAGTGGGATACGGTCATGAACAACTCTATGTTTTATGGTTATGGCAATTTATTGCTGGTTTATCTGATGCTGATTATCTTGCTGAAAGTATTTGCTTCCAGCGCAACGAACGGTGGCGGTGGTTGTGGTGGTATCTTTGCTCCTTCGCTTTATTTGGGATGTATTGCCGGTTTTGTTTTCTCTCATTTTAGCAATGACTTTGCTTTCTCCCCTTATTTGCCGGAGAAGAATTTCGCATTGATGGGAATGGCGGGAGTCATGAGTGGTGTCATGCATGCTCCATTGACAGGAGTGTTCCTGATAGCTGAACTGACAGGTGGGTATGATTTATTTCTTCCGTTGATGATCGTATCTGTAAGTTCATATCTGACAATTATTGCTTTCGAACCTCATAGTATCTATTCGATGCGTTTGGCTAAGAAGGGACAATTGCTGACACATCACAAGGATAAAGCTGTGTTAACGCTGATGAAAATGGAAAACGTGGTGGAGAAAGATTTCGTTGTCGTACACCCGGAAATGGATTTGGGGCAACTGGTGAAGGCAATCGCAGCTTCCCATCGAAATGTCTTTCCGGTGACAGATAAGAAAACGGGTGAATTGTTGGGAATTGTATTGCTCGATGATATTCGTAACATCATGTTCCGGCAGGAACTTTATCATCGTTTCACTGTTAATAAATTGATGACATCTGCTTCTGCCAGGATTATCGATACGGATGGAATGGAGCAAGTAATGCAAACGTTTGATGATACGAAAGCCTGGAATCTTCCGGTCGTAGATGAGGAGGGGCGCTATCAGGGATTTGTCTCTAAATCAAAGATATTTAATTCGTATCGTCAAGTGCTGGTACATTTTTCTGAAGACTAA
- the fmt gene encoding methionyl-tRNA formyltransferase: protein MKKEDLRIVYMGTPDFAVETLRQLVEGGYNVVGVITMPDKPAGRGHKIQYSPVKQYALEQNLPLLQPEKLKDEVFVEALREWKADLQIVVAFRMLPEVVWNMPRLGTFNLHASLLPQYRGAAPINWAVINGDTETGITTFFLKHEIDTGEVIQQVCVPIADTDNVEVVHDKLMMLGGKLVLETVDAILNGTVKTISQEEMAVVGELRPAPKIFKETCRIDWNQPVKKIYDFIRGLSPYPAAWSELIASEKAESVVVKIFESEKVYESHQLAAGTIVTDGKKFMKVAVPDGFVSVLSLQLPGKKRLKTDELLRGYHLEDGCKMK from the coding sequence ATGAAGAAAGAAGATTTAAGAATAGTATATATGGGGACTCCCGATTTTGCGGTAGAGACCCTGCGTCAATTGGTAGAAGGCGGTTATAATGTAGTAGGTGTGATTACGATGCCCGATAAACCTGCCGGACGCGGACATAAGATTCAATATTCTCCTGTCAAACAATATGCGCTCGAACAGAATTTACCGTTGCTTCAACCGGAAAAGTTGAAAGATGAGGTTTTTGTGGAAGCGTTGCGTGAATGGAAAGCCGATTTGCAGATTGTAGTTGCTTTCCGTATGTTGCCGGAAGTGGTATGGAATATGCCGCGCCTGGGTACATTTAATCTTCATGCTTCTTTACTTCCTCAATATCGTGGAGCTGCTCCTATCAACTGGGCGGTTATCAACGGTGATACGGAAACCGGGATTACAACTTTCTTTTTGAAGCATGAAATAGATACCGGAGAGGTCATTCAACAGGTGTGCGTACCTATTGCAGATACGGATAATGTAGAAGTGGTACATGATAAATTGATGATGTTGGGAGGAAAACTGGTTCTTGAAACAGTAGATGCTATACTGAATGGAACGGTCAAAACGATTTCCCAAGAAGAAATGGCAGTTGTCGGTGAACTTCGTCCTGCTCCGAAGATATTTAAAGAAACTTGCCGGATTGACTGGAACCAGCCGGTGAAGAAGATCTACGATTTTATTCGTGGACTATCACCTTACCCCGCTGCTTGGAGTGAACTGATTGCTTCCGAAAAAGCAGAAAGTGTGGTCGTGAAAATATTTGAAAGTGAGAAGGTTTACGAATCACATCAATTGGCTGCTGGAACAATCGTGACTGATGGCAAGAAATTTATGAAAGTAGCAGTACCGGATGGATTTGTATCTGTTCTTTCTTTGCAATTACCTGGTAAAAAACGACTGAAAACAGATGAGTTACTTCGTGGTTATCACCTGGAAGATGGGTGCAAGATGAAGTGA
- the rpe gene encoding ribulose-phosphate 3-epimerase has product MKPIIAPSILSADFGYLAKDIEMVNRSEAEWVHIDIMDGVFVPNISFGFPVLKYVAKLSKKPLDVHLMIVNPEKFIPEVKALGAHTMNVHYEACPHLHRVVQQIREAGMQPAVTINPATPVALLQDIIQDVYMVLIMSVNPGFGGQKFIEHSVEKVRELRALIERTGSKALIEVDGGVNLETGARLVEAGADALVAGNAVFGAQEPEEMIRQLHKL; this is encoded by the coding sequence ATGAAACCGATTATCGCTCCTTCTATTCTTTCTGCCGATTTTGGATATTTGGCAAAGGATATTGAAATGGTAAACCGCAGTGAAGCAGAGTGGGTACATATTGATATTATGGACGGAGTATTTGTTCCGAACATTTCATTTGGCTTTCCGGTACTGAAATATGTAGCGAAGTTAAGTAAGAAGCCGTTGGATGTGCATTTGATGATTGTGAATCCGGAGAAATTCATTCCGGAAGTAAAAGCATTGGGCGCTCATACGATGAATGTGCACTATGAAGCTTGTCCACATCTGCATCGGGTGGTTCAACAAATCAGAGAAGCTGGGATGCAGCCTGCTGTAACGATCAATCCGGCTACTCCTGTAGCTCTTTTACAAGATATTATTCAGGATGTGTATATGGTGCTTATTATGAGCGTGAATCCGGGATTTGGCGGACAGAAGTTTATCGAACATTCGGTAGAAAAAGTTCGTGAACTGCGTGCCCTGATTGAACGGACAGGTTCGAAAGCCCTGATTGAAGTAGACGGTGGCGTGAATCTGGAAACAGGGGCTCGTTTGGTTGAGGCGGGAGCCGATGCGCTGGTGGCTGGAAATGCTGTCTTTGGTGCACAGGAGCCGGAAGAAATGATTCGTCAGTTGCATAAATTGTGA
- a CDS encoding ComEC/Rec2 family competence protein: MNSFYIHRYPFIRLLIPWIAGIFCGDHFFDRSWDSLCGILSFVFWAALSFALYFLKRYSLRWCFGIAISALCFTGGWLGMTGQLQQAVCSFPKEETVYRVLITDVPQPKEHTYLCQALLKERRDTAGIYPIGHTAVLYLQQDSSASRLKSGDELLISARISPPLNNRNFDEFDYARFLMRKGISGTGYVASGKWIKCDGMNNFDLQCIASSCRRNVVSLYQELGFNGDELAVLSALTIGDKTELSDSVRESYSVAGASHILALSGLHIGLLYAMIFFILKPIARRGNIGRCVRSVFLLVFLWTFAFFTGLSPSVVRSVSMFSILAMADMVRREPLSLNTLAVAAWLMLFCNPAWLFDVGFQLSFLAVASILFIQKPIYHLITVKSRIGKYVWGLMSVSIAAQIGTAPLVLFYFSRFSVHFLLTNLVVIPLITIILYAAVVMLLLTPFSWLQIGMAGGVKKLLEGLNFFVRWVEQLPYASIDGIWLYQSEVLGIYIVIALLAYYFMNRRYRNLQICLFSILLMGTYHATLYWLDRPQTSLVFYNVRGCPAVHCIKSDGQSWINYMDTLSNEKRLKRMAANYWKRHHLLPPQEITTDCRHAELSRQQQIISYHGCRVCVINDNRWRNKSAVSPLYIKYLYLCKGYDGRLEELAQVFSFSYVILDASLSEYRKHLFESECKKSGLRFISLSDEGSVRFLL; the protein is encoded by the coding sequence TTGAATTCCTTTTATATCCATCGATATCCATTTATACGCCTGCTTATCCCTTGGATAGCAGGCATTTTTTGTGGAGATCATTTTTTTGATCGTTCATGGGATTCCCTTTGTGGTATTCTCTCCTTTGTTTTTTGGGCTGCATTGTCTTTTGCTCTTTATTTTCTGAAACGCTATTCGTTGCGATGGTGTTTTGGGATAGCTATCTCCGCCCTTTGTTTTACGGGAGGATGGCTTGGAATGACTGGACAATTGCAACAGGCTGTCTGCTCTTTTCCGAAAGAAGAAACTGTGTACCGGGTTTTGATAACGGATGTGCCTCAACCTAAAGAACATACTTACCTCTGTCAGGCATTATTAAAAGAACGTCGTGATACTGCGGGCATATATCCGATAGGGCATACTGCGGTTCTTTATCTACAGCAAGATTCGTCTGCCTCCCGTTTGAAGAGTGGAGATGAACTGTTGATTTCTGCCCGCATTTCTCCTCCTCTCAATAATCGAAACTTTGATGAATTTGATTATGCCCGCTTCCTGATGCGGAAAGGCATTAGCGGAACAGGATATGTTGCATCCGGGAAATGGATAAAATGCGACGGAATGAATAACTTTGACCTCCAATGTATAGCCAGCTCTTGTAGAAGAAACGTGGTTTCACTTTATCAGGAACTGGGATTCAACGGGGATGAACTGGCGGTACTTTCAGCACTAACAATAGGAGATAAGACAGAATTAAGTGATTCGGTTCGTGAAAGTTATTCGGTGGCCGGTGCAAGTCATATTCTTGCTTTATCCGGTTTGCATATCGGACTTTTATATGCAATGATCTTTTTCATTCTGAAACCTATTGCCCGAAGAGGAAATATAGGTAGATGTGTGCGTTCTGTTTTCCTTCTTGTCTTCTTGTGGACCTTTGCTTTTTTTACAGGGCTTTCTCCGTCGGTAGTACGTTCGGTCAGTATGTTTTCGATTTTAGCCATGGCGGATATGGTTCGTCGTGAACCTTTATCTTTAAATACATTGGCAGTAGCTGCGTGGTTGATGTTATTCTGCAATCCTGCATGGCTGTTCGATGTTGGTTTTCAGCTCTCTTTCCTTGCTGTTGCTTCTATCTTGTTTATCCAAAAGCCGATCTACCATTTGATTACCGTGAAAAGTAGAATAGGAAAGTATGTTTGGGGACTCATGAGCGTGTCTATTGCCGCACAAATAGGAACAGCTCCGCTTGTTCTGTTTTATTTCTCCCGATTCTCCGTGCATTTTCTATTGACGAATTTAGTAGTTATTCCTTTGATTACGATTATCTTATATGCTGCTGTCGTAATGCTTCTTCTGACTCCTTTTTCCTGGCTTCAGATAGGAATGGCCGGGGGTGTTAAAAAACTGTTGGAAGGGCTTAATTTCTTTGTCCGATGGGTAGAACAGCTTCCTTACGCTTCTATAGATGGGATTTGGCTTTATCAGTCAGAAGTACTGGGTATCTATATTGTCATCGCTCTGCTAGCCTATTATTTCATGAATCGCCGATACCGGAATCTGCAAATCTGTCTTTTTTCTATCTTGTTGATGGGGACTTATCATGCAACGCTGTATTGGCTGGATCGTCCTCAAACGAGTTTAGTCTTTTACAATGTGCGTGGTTGTCCGGCAGTACATTGCATAAAGAGTGACGGGCAATCCTGGATAAACTATATGGATACTCTCTCCAATGAAAAACGTCTGAAACGCATGGCTGCTAATTACTGGAAGCGTCATCACCTTCTTCCTCCCCAAGAAATAACAACTGATTGCCGGCATGCTGAACTTAGCCGTCAACAGCAGATTATATCTTATCATGGTTGTCGTGTATGTGTCATAAACGATAACCGTTGGCGAAACAAATCCGCCGTTTCTCCGTTATATATTAAGTATCTTTACTTATGCAAAGGATATGACGGTCGTCTGGAAGAGCTCGCCCAAGTCTTTTCTTTCTCTTATGTCATATTGGACGCATCCCTCTCGGAATACCGCAAACACCTCTTTGAAAGCGAATGTAAGAAATCCGGTTTGCGATTTATCTCTTTGTCCGACGAAGGTTCTGTTCGCTTTTTGCTCTAA
- a CDS encoding DHH family phosphoesterase yields MLTKVIEQAKIDHFTKWFERADKIVIVSHVSPDGDAIGSSLGLYHFLNSQEKTVNVIVPNAFPDFLRWMPGSKDILLYDRYKDFADKLIAEADVICCLDFNALKRIDDMADAVAAAPARKIMIDHHLYPEEFCKIVMSYPKISSTSELIFRLICRMGYFSDITKEGAECIYTGMMTDTGGFTYNSNNREIYFIISELLSKGIDKDDIYRKVYNTYSESRLRLMGYVLSNMTVYPDCNSALITLTKAEQSKFNYIKGDSEGFVNIPLSIKNVCFSCFLREDTEKPMIKISLRSVGTFPCNQLAAEFFNGGGHLNASGGEFFGTMEEAKAVFEKALEKYKPLLTSKS; encoded by the coding sequence ATGTTGACGAAAGTAATTGAACAAGCCAAAATAGACCATTTTACTAAATGGTTTGAAAGAGCTGACAAAATAGTAATTGTATCCCATGTTTCTCCTGACGGCGATGCTATCGGTTCTTCACTGGGATTATATCATTTCCTGAACTCACAGGAAAAAACAGTAAACGTAATTGTGCCGAATGCTTTTCCCGATTTCCTGCGATGGATGCCGGGCAGCAAGGATATTCTTTTGTATGACCGTTACAAAGATTTTGCCGATAAGTTGATAGCCGAAGCTGACGTAATCTGTTGTCTCGACTTCAATGCACTGAAGCGTATTGACGATATGGCAGACGCTGTAGCTGCAGCTCCTGCACGTAAAATCATGATCGATCATCACCTGTATCCCGAAGAATTCTGTAAGATTGTAATGTCCTATCCTAAGATTTCTTCTACTTCCGAATTGATATTCCGGCTGATTTGTCGTATGGGATATTTCAGTGATATCACGAAGGAAGGTGCGGAATGTATCTACACAGGCATGATGACAGATACAGGAGGATTCACTTATAATTCGAATAACCGGGAAATTTATTTTATCATCAGCGAGCTGCTTTCCAAAGGAATCGATAAAGATGATATTTACCGTAAGGTGTACAATACCTATTCGGAGAGCCGTTTGCGTTTGATGGGCTATGTACTGTCGAACATGACTGTTTATCCGGATTGTAATTCGGCATTAATCACATTGACAAAAGCCGAACAAAGTAAGTTCAACTATATAAAAGGTGATAGTGAAGGCTTTGTGAATATCCCCCTTTCCATCAAGAATGTTTGTTTCTCCTGCTTTTTGCGGGAAGATACAGAGAAGCCGATGATTAAAATCTCCCTTCGTTCGGTAGGAACCTTTCCGTGTAATCAGTTAGCCGCTGAATTCTTCAACGGTGGCGGACATTTGAACGCTTCGGGCGGTGAGTTTTTCGGAACGATGGAAGAGGCAAAAGCGGTCTTTGAGAAAGCGCTTGAGAAGTATAAACCTTTATTAACATCGAAAAGCTAA
- a CDS encoding DUF4827 domain-containing protein codes for MKKLVFLFLSLLTAGSLFQACDNSKTYAEMLEDEKNAVNNFIKDNDIRVISEDQFKEKGYQTDLSRNEYVAFSSNGVYMQIVNKGELVVPEHPAAIDSFATNDNICTRYVEMNIMTRDTTCFNVALDRWMDVPDYYEHPLTFRYEQNISTTYGKIIVEGFGYDYLWTSMGYGTAIPSGWLLALPYLYNNAHVRLIVPSKMGHTTAQQYVNPYFYDIRKFEKAKS; via the coding sequence ATGAAGAAACTTGTATTTTTATTTCTCTCTTTGTTAACCGCCGGAAGTCTGTTCCAGGCATGCGACAATTCGAAGACTTATGCAGAAATGCTGGAAGACGAGAAAAATGCGGTGAATAATTTCATCAAAGATAATGATATTCGTGTCATTTCCGAAGATCAGTTTAAAGAAAAAGGTTATCAGACCGATTTAAGCAGGAATGAATATGTTGCTTTTTCATCTAATGGCGTGTATATGCAAATAGTAAATAAGGGAGAATTGGTAGTGCCGGAACATCCGGCGGCTATAGATTCATTCGCTACTAATGATAATATTTGTACCCGGTATGTAGAAATGAATATAATGACAAGAGATACCACATGTTTCAATGTGGCTTTGGATAGATGGATGGATGTTCCTGATTACTATGAGCATCCACTGACATTCCGTTATGAGCAAAACATATCTACTACCTATGGAAAAATCATTGTTGAAGGGTTTGGTTATGACTATTTATGGACGTCTATGGGCTACGGAACTGCGATTCCATCCGGATGGTTGTTGGCTTTGCCATATCTATATAATAATGCCCATGTACGCTTGATTGTACCTTCTAAGATGGGGCATACAACTGCACAACAATATGTCAATCCTTATTTCTATGATATCCGTAAGTTTGAAAAAGCAAAAAGCTAA